The Psychromonas sp. MME1 genome window below encodes:
- a CDS encoding class I SAM-dependent methyltransferase has translation MHTCPLCSSLQTNFYFEDKNRSYMQCARCQLVFVPKQQRLDPIKEKEHYDHHINNPDDPGYRHFLSRLTIPLLERIELGSHGLDFGCGPGPALAQLLQEVGHKVDLHDIYYYPNAEYLSKQYDFVTATEVIEHLYDPHQIWKLWLQMVKQGGWLGIMTKLVVDLEGFKNWHYKFDPTHVCFYSQATFRYLAQRDKLELEFIGSDVILLRKLA, from the coding sequence ATGCATACCTGCCCATTATGTTCATCTCTTCAAACCAATTTTTATTTTGAAGATAAAAATCGTAGCTATATGCAGTGTGCACGTTGCCAATTAGTCTTTGTACCTAAGCAGCAAAGACTTGATCCAATCAAAGAAAAAGAACACTACGACCATCATATCAATAATCCCGATGACCCAGGCTACAGGCATTTTTTATCTCGTTTAACCATCCCTTTGCTAGAGCGCATAGAGTTAGGATCTCACGGTTTAGATTTTGGCTGTGGCCCAGGACCTGCACTTGCCCAACTGCTACAAGAGGTCGGACATAAGGTAGATTTGCATGATATTTACTATTATCCAAATGCAGAATATTTATCTAAACAATACGATTTTGTAACGGCGACAGAAGTCATTGAACACCTTTATGACCCACATCAGATATGGAAACTATGGTTGCAGATGGTGAAGCAGGGGGGATGGCTCGGCATCATGACTAAGTTAGTCGTTGATCTAGAGGGTTTTAAAAATTGGCACTATAAATTTGACCCGACCCATGTCTGTTTTTATAGCCAAGCTACTTTTCGTTACCTTGCTCAGAGAGATAAGCTTGAGCTTGAATTTATTGGTAGTGATGTCATTTTACTGCGAAAATTAGCCTAG
- a CDS encoding YceH family protein → MIALTALQCRVIGVMLEKEITTPDQYPLSLNSLTNGCNQKSNREPVLSLSETQVQSVIDELIEMKQLFVEVGSSGRVNKYKHRFCNTAFTNLQLSAQQKAIICLLFLRGPQTAGELRTRSNRLAEFNNVNEVEAALETLQDINNQQLVKKLPREAGKRESRYIHLFTDLSDVELECMDTDTNLSPTEPNQLEHRVSLLEDEVGALKNELARLTALIESR, encoded by the coding sequence ATGATTGCATTAACAGCTTTACAGTGTCGCGTGATTGGTGTGATGCTTGAAAAGGAAATTACCACACCAGATCAGTATCCTTTGTCATTAAATTCACTTACAAATGGTTGTAATCAAAAAAGTAACAGAGAGCCGGTACTCTCTCTATCTGAGACACAAGTACAAAGTGTGATCGACGAATTAATTGAAATGAAACAGTTGTTTGTAGAAGTAGGTTCATCGGGTCGAGTTAATAAATATAAGCATAGGTTTTGTAATACGGCATTTACCAATTTACAATTAAGCGCACAACAAAAAGCAATTATCTGCCTATTATTCCTTCGCGGACCTCAAACAGCGGGTGAGTTACGCACGCGTAGTAACCGCCTCGCTGAATTTAACAATGTAAATGAGGTAGAAGCAGCACTTGAAACATTACAAGATATCAATAACCAGCAATTAGTGAAAAAATTACCAAGAGAAGCAGGGAAAAGAGAGTCGCGTTATATCCATCTATTTACCGATCTTTCTGATGTTGAACTAGAATGTATGGACACAGACACTAATCTATCACCTACAGAACCTAATCAACTTGAGCATAGGGTTTCGTTATTAGAAGATGAAGTCGGAGCGTTAAAAAATGAACTCGCTCGTTTAACCGCTTTAATTGAGTCTCGTTAG
- a CDS encoding HAD family hydrolase — translation MSEKKIKFIAADMDGTLLDSNGHLPEEFFDVFHQLDKKEILFAAASGRQYYSLLNMFSAVQERMLFIAENGTYVMHQEKELYSCTIDIDSIHRIIKEARSINGAHIVLCGKKSAYIETQAPEALDEMQKYYHRCEYVDDLLKVNDDFIKVAICHFDGSQEHVYPIIYERFNRDHQVVVSAKIWLDIMNINASKGAAIKHLQEQFAFDYEQTMSFGDYFNDIEMLQASFHSYAVENAHQQVKNHARFTAPSNSEAGVLTVIKAYLAASDTSL, via the coding sequence ATGTCAGAAAAAAAAATTAAATTCATCGCAGCAGATATGGATGGCACGCTACTAGATAGCAATGGCCACTTACCCGAGGAATTTTTTGATGTTTTTCATCAATTAGACAAAAAAGAGATCCTATTTGCAGCTGCCTCAGGGCGACAATATTATAGCTTACTTAACATGTTTTCAGCTGTGCAAGAACGCATGCTGTTTATTGCTGAAAACGGTACATACGTTATGCATCAAGAAAAAGAGTTATATAGTTGCACTATCGACATTGATTCAATTCATCGGATAATTAAAGAGGCACGCTCAATCAATGGTGCACATATTGTTTTATGTGGTAAAAAATCTGCCTATATCGAAACGCAAGCGCCAGAAGCATTGGATGAAATGCAAAAATATTATCATCGTTGTGAATATGTTGATGACCTGCTAAAGGTAAACGATGATTTTATTAAAGTGGCAATCTGCCATTTTGATGGTTCACAGGAACATGTATATCCGATTATTTATGAAAGATTTAATCGAGACCATCAAGTTGTAGTCAGTGCGAAAATATGGCTTGATATAATGAACATTAATGCATCGAAGGGCGCTGCAATCAAACATTTACAAGAACAATTTGCCTTTGATTATGAGCAAACCATGAGTTTTGGTGATTACTTTAATGATATAGAGATGTTACAAGCGAGTTTTCATTCCTATGCTGTAGAAAATGCGCATCAACAAGTAAAAAATCACGCCCGTTTTACTGCACCGAGTAATAGTGAAGCAGGGGTATTAACGGTTATCAAAGCGTATCTAGCTGCTTCGGATACTTCTTTATAA
- a CDS encoding peptide MFS transporter, translating into MSADKISGTLLGHPKGLFLLFSTELWERFSYYAMRAILVLYMVDQVGSQGGHGLGWTQQEALSLYGTFTGLVFLTPLIGGWLADTYLGQRKAIYIGGALMAVGQFMLGTPHAWIPGMETVMFYLGLGALIIGNGLFKPNVSTMVGDLYKEGDNRRDGAFTIFYMGINLGAFLSGIVVGYVVTAFGGSYQAGFICAGIGMILSLIIQFFFAQKLLGDIGTVPAAKIAQDKNLKNGATIKTPLTKIERDRIKVIMVMGLFTIIFWAGFEQAGGLMNLFTNNFTDRMIGSWEVPTAWFQSLNALFIVVFAPVIASIWIRLGKNEPNSPAKFALGLILLGVGFLFMIGAVVQMNGDHNAKSSMLWLVGAYFFHTMGELCLSPIGLSMVTKLAPLRIASLMMGAWFLFIAIANKVAGVVGALIGHSDAVEDQLANAMSIFAGIAITAAVSGIILYFISDKLVDWMHGAETKHDKQKDALAEEMEVTAEHDAMIKPNAA; encoded by the coding sequence ATGAGTGCAGATAAAATCTCAGGAACGCTTTTAGGCCATCCTAAAGGGTTATTCTTATTATTTTCAACGGAGTTGTGGGAACGTTTTAGTTACTACGCAATGCGTGCTATTTTAGTGCTTTATATGGTTGATCAAGTTGGTAGTCAGGGCGGTCATGGTCTAGGTTGGACTCAACAAGAAGCATTATCTTTATACGGGACATTTACGGGATTAGTTTTCCTTACGCCACTTATCGGAGGATGGTTGGCGGATACCTATTTAGGGCAACGTAAAGCGATATATATTGGTGGTGCATTGATGGCTGTAGGACAGTTTATGTTAGGTACACCACATGCATGGATACCAGGTATGGAAACAGTTATGTTTTACCTCGGACTCGGCGCTTTAATCATCGGTAATGGTTTATTCAAACCAAATGTTTCTACTATGGTCGGTGACTTATATAAAGAAGGTGATAACCGACGAGATGGTGCATTTACTATTTTCTATATGGGGATTAACCTTGGTGCATTTTTATCTGGTATCGTTGTCGGTTACGTGGTGACTGCATTTGGTGGAAGCTATCAAGCTGGTTTCATTTGTGCTGGTATTGGTATGATTTTATCTTTGATCATTCAATTCTTCTTTGCCCAAAAATTGCTAGGTGATATAGGTACCGTTCCAGCGGCTAAAATTGCACAGGATAAGAATCTAAAAAATGGCGCAACCATAAAGACTCCCCTTACTAAAATTGAACGAGATCGCATCAAAGTGATCATGGTTATGGGCTTATTCACTATTATTTTCTGGGCTGGGTTTGAACAAGCTGGCGGTTTAATGAATTTGTTTACTAACAATTTTACGGATCGCATGATTGGTTCATGGGAGGTGCCAACGGCTTGGTTTCAATCTCTTAATGCATTATTCATTGTTGTATTTGCACCTGTTATCGCCTCTATTTGGATAAGACTTGGGAAAAATGAACCAAATTCTCCAGCCAAATTTGCACTTGGCTTGATATTATTAGGGGTTGGTTTCCTATTCATGATCGGTGCTGTTGTGCAAATGAATGGCGATCATAATGCAAAATCGAGTATGTTATGGCTAGTTGGTGCTTATTTCTTCCATACTATGGGAGAACTATGTTTATCACCAATTGGTCTGTCAATGGTTACTAAATTAGCACCACTACGTATCGCCTCACTCATGATGGGAGCTTGGTTCCTATTTATTGCGATCGCTAATAAAGTTGCGGGTGTTGTTGGTGCATTAATCGGTCATAGTGATGCCGTTGAAGATCAACTGGCTAATGCTATGTCAATATTTGCGGGTATCGCTATTACTGCGGCTGTTTCAGGCATCATCCTTTATTTTATATCTGATAAACTTGTTGATTGGATGCATGGCGCTGAAACTAAACACGATAAACAAAAGGATGCCTTAGCTGAAGAGATGGAAGTAACGGCTGAACATGATGCAATGATTAAACCCAATGCTGCTTAA